One segment of Balaenoptera ricei isolate mBalRic1 chromosome 8, mBalRic1.hap2, whole genome shotgun sequence DNA contains the following:
- the DRD4 gene encoding D(4) dopamine receptor has product MGNRSAADADGLLAGRGPGTGGGAGGPGAAAALAGGVLLIGAVLAGNSLVCVSVAAERALQTPTNYFIVSLAAADLLLALLVLPLFVYSEVQGGVWLLSPGLCDTLMAMDVMLCTASIFNLCAISVDRFVAVAVPLRYNRQSRGGRQLLLIGATWLLSAAVAAPVLCGLNDARSRDPSVCRLEDRDYVVYSSVCSFFLPCPLMLLLYWATFRGLRRWEAARRAKLHGRAPRRPSGPGPPPPDGSPAPDAAVRPDAIPAPDCIPAPDATPPPDGIPAPDVAVPPDAIPAPDCIPAPDATPPHDGIPAPDAAVPPDATPASDAIVPSDAMPAEPPLRARRRRRAKITGRERKAMRVLPVVVGAFLLCWTPFFVVHISRALCPTYAVPPRLVSAVTWLGYVNSALNPVIYTIFNAEFRTVFRKALRLCC; this is encoded by the exons ATGGGGAACCGCAGCGCCGCGGACGCGGACGGGCTGCTGGCTGGGCGCGGGCCCGGCACGGGCGGCGGCGCGGGGGGccccggggcggcggcggcgctggcGGGGGGCGTGCTGCTCATCGGCGCGGTGCTCGCAGGGAACTCGCTCGTGTGCGTGAGCGTGGCGGCCGAGCGCGCCCTGCAGACGCCCACCAACTACTTCATCGTGAGCCTGGCGGCCGCCGACCTCCTGCTCGCCCTGCTCGTGCTGCCTCTCTTCGTCTACTCCGAG GTCCAGGGCGGCGTGTGGCTGCTGAGCCCGGGCCTCTGCGACACGCTCATGGCCATGGACGTCATGCTGTGCACGGCCTCCATCTTCAACTTGTGCGCCATCAGCGTGGACAG GTTCGTGGCGGTGGCCGTGCCGCTGCGCTACAACCGCCAGAGCCGCGGCGGCAGGCAGCTGCTGCTCATCGGCGCCACGTGGCTGCTGTCGGCAGCGGTGGCGGCGCCCGTGTTGTGCGGCCTCAACGACGCGCGCAGCCGCGATCCCTCCGTGTGCCGCCTGGAGGACCGCGACTATGTGGTCTACTCGTCCGTGTGCTCCTTCTTCCTGCCCTGCCCGCTCATGCTGCTGCTCTACTGGGCCACGTTCCGGGGCCTTCGGCGCTGGGAGGCAGCCCGCCGCGCCAAGCTGCACGGCCGTGCGCCCCGCCGCCCCAGCGGCCCCGGCCCGCCGCCCCCGGACGGCAGCCCGGCCCCCGATGCCGCCGTGCGCCCGGACGCCATCCCGGCCCCAGACTGCATCCCGGCCCCCGACGCCACCCCGCCCCCCGACGGCATCCCGGCCCCCGATGTCGCCGTGCCCCCGGACGCCATCCCGGCCCCAGACTGCATCCCGGCCCCCGACGCGACCCCGCCCCACGACGGCATCCCGGCCCCCGATGCCGCCGTGCCCCCCGACGCCACCCCAGCCTCGGATGCCATCGTGCCCTCGGATGCCATGCCGGCCGAACCCCCGCTGCGGGCCCGCAGGAGGAGACGCGCCAAGATCACGGGCCGGGAGCGCAAAGCTATGAGAGTCCTGCCTGTGGTGGTCG GGGCCTTTCTGCTGTGCTGGACGCCCTTCTTTGTCGTGCACATCTCCCGAGCGCTGTGTCCCACGTACGCCGTGCCCCCGCGGCTGGTGAGCGCGGTCACCTGGCTGGGCTACGTCAACAGCGCCCTCAACCCCGTCATCTACACCATCTTCAACGCCGAGTTCCGGACCGTCTTCCGCAAGGCTCTGCGCCTCTGCTGCTGA
- the SCT gene encoding secretin, whose translation MATRALLLLLLLLLLPPPPPLRGCAARPAPPRAPRHSDGTFTSELSRLRESARLQRLLQGLVGKRSEQDTENSTAWTNSAEGHLCLLWSDAPTLQAWMPLRPPGDQAWSPQVPLGLRAGVMLSEPAIPAAEGMQMRP comes from the exons ATGGCCACGCgggccctgctgctgctgctgctgctgctgctgctgccgccgccgccgccgctccggGGCTGCGCCGCGCGCCCCGCGCCCCCCAG GGCCCCGCGACACTCGGACGGGACTTTCACCAGCGAGCTCAGCCGCCTGCGGGAGAGCGCGCGGCTGCAGCGGCTGCTGCAGGGCCTGGTGGGGAAGCGCAG CGAGCAGGACACAGAGAACAGCACAGCCTGGACCAACTCTGCGGAGGGCCACCTCTGCCTGCTGTGGTCGGACGCGCCCACCCTGCAGGCCTG GATGCCCCTGAGGCCCCCCGGGGATCAGGCCTGGTCCCCCCAGGTGCCTCTTGGACTGAGGGCTGGGGTCATGCTGTCGGAGCCGGCCATCCCTGCTGCTGAGGGGATGCAGATGAGGCCCTGA